A window of the Legionellales bacterium genome harbors these coding sequences:
- the gcvT gene encoding glycine cleavage system aminomethyltransferase GcvT produces the protein MAKWTILYDEHQRAGGKIVDFAGWSMPLHYGSQLEEHQRVREFAGVFDVSHMTIVDIMGEQAQAFLRKLIANDVSRLTETGKALYGVMLNEHAGIIDDLIVYYCSPNHYRLIVNAGTHDKDLAWLNQHAPEFSVTIKERTDLSMLAVQGPNAREIVSQVLNQFVENIQVMELKPFYSAQSEDWMVARTGYTGEDGFEIMLPNHQAVGFWQALIKNKVQPAGLGARDTLRLEAGLNLYGVDMDETTHPLESNLAWTIAWEPTDRDFIGREALNKIRQTGVTRKLVGLVLQDRGVLRNHQTVVVPGIGEGETTSGSFSPTINKAIALARVPVETVETCAVEIRGKLVAAKVVKPPFVRHGKILV, from the coding sequence ATGGCTAAGTGGACAATATTATATGACGAACACCAGCGCGCTGGCGGAAAAATCGTGGATTTTGCTGGTTGGTCAATGCCCTTGCATTATGGTTCACAATTAGAAGAACATCAACGCGTGCGTGAATTTGCCGGTGTGTTCGATGTTTCTCACATGACCATCGTGGATATTATGGGCGAACAAGCTCAAGCTTTTTTGCGTAAACTCATAGCGAATGACGTGAGTCGATTAACTGAGACTGGCAAAGCCCTATACGGTGTTATGTTAAACGAACATGCGGGCATTATTGATGATTTAATTGTGTATTACTGCTCGCCGAATCACTATCGCCTCATCGTCAATGCTGGTACTCACGATAAAGATTTAGCCTGGCTTAACCAACATGCGCCTGAATTTTCGGTCACCATAAAAGAACGTACCGATCTCTCCATGCTTGCCGTGCAAGGGCCTAATGCGCGCGAAATTGTTTCTCAAGTACTGAATCAATTTGTCGAAAATATTCAGGTCATGGAATTAAAACCTTTTTATTCTGCGCAGTCAGAAGATTGGATGGTGGCACGTACGGGTTATACCGGCGAAGATGGTTTCGAAATTATGTTACCTAATCACCAAGCCGTTGGATTCTGGCAAGCCTTAATAAAAAATAAGGTACAACCTGCGGGTTTAGGAGCAAGAGATACCTTGCGTTTAGAAGCAGGATTAAATTTATATGGTGTGGATATGGATGAAACCACTCATCCTTTAGAATCGAATTTAGCGTGGACTATTGCCTGGGAACCCACTGATCGAGATTTTATTGGGCGCGAAGCCTTAAATAAAATTCGGCAAACTGGTGTCACGCGCAAACTCGTTGGTTTGGTATTACAAGATCGTGGCGTGTTGCGTAATCATCAAACCGTCGTTGTTCCTGGAATTGGCGAAGGTGAAACCACCAGCGGTAGTTTTTCACCCACCATCAATAAAGCCATTGCCTTAGCGCGGGTGCCGGTAGAAACCGTTGAAACCTGTGCAGTGGAAATCCGTGGAAAATTAGTGGCAGCAAAAGTAGTGAAACCTCCTTTTGTGCGTCATGGAA